In Haliaeetus albicilla chromosome 12, bHalAlb1.1, whole genome shotgun sequence, a genomic segment contains:
- the COX11 gene encoding cytochrome c oxidase assembly protein COX11, mitochondrial, which produces MGLCGRAWARCGGPGVLWGLALGRAFPRPCRTGGWEPPRAEGTARYGLWAAAGGGVPAPRGVRGLRSSNPFTRRQEEEWRRRNRSALAYIAAAAVGMVGMSYAAVPLYRLYCQATGLGGTTAAGHSSEQIESMEPVRDRVIRVTFNADVHSSIQWNFRPQQSEIYVVPGETALAFYKAKNPTDKPIIGISTYNVIPFEAGQYFNKIQCFCFEEQRLNPQEEVDMPVFFYIDPEFAEDPKMAKVDLITLSYTFFEAKEGQKLALPGYQ; this is translated from the exons ATGGGGCTGTGCGGGCGGGCTTGGGCCCGCTGCGGGGGCCCGGGCGTTCTCTGGGGCCTGGCGTTGGGCCGGGCCTTTCCCCGGCCGTGCCGTACCGGCGGATGGGAGCCCCCGCGGGCGGAGGGGACGGCTCGGTACGGTCTctgggcggcggcgggcggcggggtgCCGGCCCCGCGGGGCGTCCGCGGGCTGAGGAGCTCCAACCCCTTCACccgcaggcaggaggaggaatggCGGCGCCGGAACCGGTCGGCGCTGGCCTacatcgccgccgccgccgtgggGATGGTGGGCATGTCCTACGCGGCCGTGCCGCTCTACCGCCTCTACTGCCAG GCCACGGGCCTGGGCGGAACGACGGCCGCGGGCCACAGCTCGGAGCAGATCGAGAGCATGGAGCCGGTGCGGGACCGGGTCATCAGGGTCACTTTCAACGCGGACGTGCATTCCAGCATCCAGTGGAACTTCAGACCCCAGCAGAGCGAAATCTAC GTGGTACCAGGAGAGACTGCATTGGCATTTTATAAAGCGAAAAATCCTACTGACAAACCAATAATTGGAATCTCTACCTACAACGTAATACCCTTTGAAGCAGGACagtatttcaataaaatacaA tgtttctgttttgaagaaCAGCGGTTAAATCCTCAAGAGGAAGTGGACATGCCTGTCTTTTTCTACATTGATCCAGAATTTGCAGAGGACCCTAAAATGGCTAAAGTTGACTTAATCACTCTCTCTTACACCTTTTTTGAAGCAAAGGAAGGACAGAAGTTAGCACTTCCTGGATATCAGTAA